The DNA sequence AACCCGAGGGCAGGGCGGCATTCATTACCTCGCCAGGGGTGCACATATAGTAATTGGCAATCCATTCCCAGATACTGAACTGTACCGGAAAGACAACGGGACGGTCGTCAATAACTGACAGAATGCTTTTTACCTCCATAGATGAAGGGTTTTGGGAATGAAGCTCATGAACAAGGGCAGTGTAAATCTTTTTCTTCCCGAAAGGCACGACAACTCTTTTACCAGGGCAGATGGCCGGCTGAAATTCTTCCGGCACCCGGTAGGTGAAATAACCCGGCAAAGGCAGGGGCAGCAAAACACTGGCAAACAATGCTCCCAAGGTGAATACAGTTTAAAATGATGGCTGTAAGATACGAATTAATGGAACAGGTCAGGTCGAAAGCACTTCTGCAATTTCCAACAATTCCATACTGATTGTCTGGTGGTGTTTAATGGCCTTTTCAAATGGTGTATAGCTGACTTTCCGGTTGATCGAACCCACCATCACCCCGCGAACTCCGTCTTTGAGTGCGAGCACGGCCTGGAAGCCCATGGCGCTGGCCATCACACGGTCAAAAGCCGAAGGTGAGCCGCCCCGCTGGACGTGGCCCAGGATAGTCACCCTGCTCTCGTATTGCGGACATTGCTCTTTGATGACTTTGGCCACTTCAAATGCTCCTCCGAAATCATCCCCTTCCGACACGATGATGATGCCGGATGTTTTATTATTGCTATAATCTTTTCTGAGCTTCTCGATCAGTTCATTAATATAGGTGGGGCTTTCCGGTATAAGTATCTTCTCGGCGCCTGTGGCGATACCGCTGCGCAGGGCAATAAATCCCGCGTCACGGCCCATCACCTCGATGATGAACAAGCGGTCATGGGAATCTGCTGTGTCGCGGATTTTATCCACTGCTTCAACAACAGTATTCACGGCCGTGTCGTAACCGATGGTGTAATCGGTGCCGTAAAGGTCGTTATCTATTGTTCCCGGGAGACCAACGATCGGGAAATTGAACTCGTTCTGGAAAATGCTGGCCCCTGTAAAAGTGCCATCGCCCCCGATGACTATCATAGCATCGATTCCGTGTTTCACCAGGTTGTCATATGCTTTCTTCCTGCCTTCCGGTGTGCGGAACTCTTCGCTTCTGGCTGTCTTGAGGATGGTTCCGCCCCGCTGGATGATATTGGAAACAGAACGGCTGCCCATGGGTTCGATCAATCCCTGAATCAAGCCCTGGTAACCTTTGTAGATCCCGTAAACTTCCAGGCCGTTATAAATCCCTGTACGGACAACGGCACGAATAGCAGCGTTCATCCCCGGAGCATCACCACCTGAAGTGAGAACGCCAATGCGTTTGATGTTAGGCATTTTTTAATCAGTTTTTGCTGTGTGCAAAGTTAGGGAAAATATGGCTTTTTTTACCACAATAGATACAATAGGACACATAGTAAAACACATAGACCTAATGTGTAATCATATGTGTTCTAAATTACACTCTTTCTCCAGGTTAAACCTCTACGAGGTATTTTGATTTTTAACGG is a window from the Bacteroidales bacterium genome containing:
- the pfkA gene encoding 6-phosphofructokinase, with the protein product MPNIKRIGVLTSGGDAPGMNAAIRAVVRTGIYNGLEVYGIYKGYQGLIQGLIEPMGSRSVSNIIQRGGTILKTARSEEFRTPEGRKKAYDNLVKHGIDAMIVIGGDGTFTGASIFQNEFNFPIVGLPGTIDNDLYGTDYTIGYDTAVNTVVEAVDKIRDTADSHDRLFIIEVMGRDAGFIALRSGIATGAEKILIPESPTYINELIEKLRKDYSNNKTSGIIIVSEGDDFGGAFEVAKVIKEQCPQYESRVTILGHVQRGGSPSAFDRVMASAMGFQAVLALKDGVRGVMVGSINRKVSYTPFEKAIKHHQTISMELLEIAEVLST